The following proteins are encoded in a genomic region of Bosea beijingensis:
- a CDS encoding sensor domain-containing diguanylate cyclase — translation MIVSRYLHESFDVLSVGVCEYDAEHRAVGWNRTFLHFFPEDDGLIYPGEPYVENLRRFYTLRLAPEEMHDMDRYIAEGMARHENQTQAFEFLHNGRRLRANSLLSPCGGRVRMWQMLEAPRRAGVEAMLPAFEALRFIPDGAMLLDGEDRIIATNDAFRDLYDIPADTLLVGLKFDEIVSECWRGVSAVAGLRASILNGLRYDGAPFEIELPGQRWRRVVARHTLEGLSCFIHADTTAAKRQQAALLSAQDALREANAELVKLAQTDGLTGLANRRRFIECLASEAARSQALALLIVDVDHFKAINDQFGHVAGDTCLRLIAQIIDGPPTGAARLVARLGGEEFGVLIADVTPDEATAVAEAIRQALAQAPWRAVDAQLQGATVSIGLCCGHGPLDGDALYAHADAALYAAKRNGRDRIETAHLPAAAGLKAG, via the coding sequence ATGATCGTTTCGCGCTACCTGCACGAGTCATTCGATGTGCTGTCGGTCGGCGTCTGCGAGTACGATGCGGAACATCGTGCCGTCGGGTGGAACCGCACGTTCCTGCATTTCTTCCCCGAGGACGACGGGCTGATCTATCCCGGCGAGCCTTATGTCGAGAATCTCCGGCGCTTCTACACGCTCCGGCTCGCGCCGGAGGAGATGCACGACATGGATCGCTATATCGCCGAGGGCATGGCCCGCCACGAGAACCAGACGCAGGCCTTCGAGTTCCTGCATAACGGCCGGCGACTGCGTGCGAACTCGCTGCTCTCGCCCTGCGGCGGCCGGGTCAGGATGTGGCAGATGCTGGAAGCGCCGCGGCGCGCCGGGGTCGAGGCGATGCTGCCGGCCTTCGAGGCGCTGCGCTTCATTCCCGATGGCGCCATGCTCCTCGACGGCGAGGACAGGATCATCGCGACGAACGACGCCTTCCGCGATCTCTACGACATTCCCGCCGACACGCTGCTCGTCGGCCTGAAGTTCGACGAGATCGTCAGCGAATGCTGGCGCGGCGTCTCGGCGGTTGCAGGCCTGCGGGCCAGCATCCTCAACGGTCTGCGCTATGACGGGGCGCCCTTCGAGATCGAACTGCCCGGCCAGCGCTGGCGGCGCGTCGTTGCCCGCCACACGCTGGAGGGCTTGAGCTGCTTCATCCATGCCGACACGACGGCGGCAAAGCGCCAGCAGGCGGCGCTGCTGAGTGCGCAGGACGCCTTGCGCGAGGCCAATGCCGAACTGGTGAAGCTGGCGCAGACCGACGGATTGACCGGGCTTGCCAATCGCCGCCGCTTCATCGAGTGCCTCGCCAGCGAGGCGGCGCGGTCGCAGGCGCTTGCGCTGCTGATCGTCGATGTCGATCATTTCAAAGCGATCAACGACCAGTTCGGCCATGTCGCCGGGGATACCTGTCTGCGATTGATTGCGCAGATCATCGACGGTCCGCCGACCGGCGCGGCGCGTCTGGTCGCGCGGCTCGGCGGCGAGGAATTCGGCGTGTTGATCGCGGATGTAACGCCAGACGAGGCGACGGCGGTCGCCGAGGCGATCCGGCAGGCATTGGCGCAGGCGCCCTGGCGCGCGGTCGATGCGCAACTCCAGGGCGCGACGGTGTCGATCGGGCTTTGCTGCGGGCATGGCCCGCTCGATGGCGACGCGCTCTACGCCCATGCCGATGCGGCGCTCTATGCCGCCAAGCGCAACGGCCGCGACCGGATCGAGACCGCGCATCTGCCCGCTGCGGCCGGCCTCAAGGCGGGCTGA
- a CDS encoding class II aldolase/adducin family protein has product MTEQELRQEIVSVAQAIDRAGFCPSKSGNVSSRFGGGLLITPSGLPYAQTKPEDLIHLGLDGTVLSGSRKPSSEWPFHVAIYKARPDAQAIVHTHSPRATALSCTRRGIPAFHYMIALCGGADVRCAEYATFGTPELAENAVTALDGRKAVLLANHGVIALGQTLGGAHTIVAEVENLAGQYLDILAAGLEPAILDAAEMERVGAKFAGYGKVG; this is encoded by the coding sequence ATGACCGAGCAGGAGCTGCGGCAGGAGATCGTTTCGGTCGCGCAGGCGATCGACCGGGCCGGGTTCTGCCCGTCGAAATCGGGCAATGTCTCCTCGCGGTTCGGCGGCGGGCTGCTGATCACGCCCTCGGGCCTGCCCTATGCACAGACGAAGCCGGAAGACCTGATCCATCTCGGGCTGGACGGCACGGTCTTGAGCGGCAGCCGCAAGCCGTCCTCGGAATGGCCCTTCCATGTCGCGATCTACAAGGCGCGGCCGGATGCGCAGGCGATCGTGCATACCCATTCGCCGCGGGCCACGGCGCTTTCCTGCACGCGGCGCGGCATTCCGGCCTTCCACTACATGATCGCGCTCTGCGGCGGCGCCGATGTGCGCTGCGCCGAGTATGCTACCTTCGGCACGCCCGAGCTCGCCGAGAACGCGGTAACGGCGCTGGACGGTCGCAAGGCCGTGCTGCTCGCCAATCACGGCGTGATCGCGCTCGGCCAGACGCTTGGCGGCGCGCATACCATCGTCGCGGAGGTTGAGAATCTCGCCGGGCAGTATCTCGACATTCTGGCGGCGGGGCTCGAGCCAGCCATCCTCGATGCGGCCGAAATGGAGCGCGTCGGCGCCAAATTCGCGGGTTACGGAAAAGTCGGTTGA
- the mtnA gene encoding S-methyl-5-thioribose-1-phosphate isomerase: protein MKINGQPYRTIWLAQDGWRVVVIDQTRLPFRFETVALGSAEQAADAIRSMVVRGAPLIGATAAYGVALAMRADASDEALEAAFALLGATRPTAVNLHWALMRMRGALAPLSPEARIEAAYAEAAAICDEDVALCRSIGEHGLPLIAGIAARKPAGALVNILTHCNAGWLATVDWGTALAPIYFAHDAGIPVHVWVDETRPRNQGAALTAYELGSHGVPHTVIADNAGGHLMQHGQVDMAIVGTDRTTASGDVANKIGTYLKALAAHDNGVPFYVALPSPTIDWSISDGLADIPIEERAAREVTHLSGLAEDGEVRSVRVVAPGSGAANPAFDVTPARLVTGLITERGVCAASAEGLAQLFPDLANRDRT, encoded by the coding sequence ATGAAGATCAACGGCCAGCCTTACCGGACGATCTGGCTCGCGCAGGATGGCTGGCGCGTCGTCGTGATCGACCAGACGCGGCTGCCGTTCCGGTTCGAGACCGTGGCGCTCGGCTCGGCCGAGCAGGCGGCTGATGCGATCCGCAGCATGGTCGTGCGCGGGGCGCCGTTGATCGGTGCAACCGCCGCCTATGGCGTGGCGCTGGCGATGCGGGCCGATGCCTCCGACGAAGCTCTGGAAGCGGCATTCGCCCTGCTCGGCGCGACGCGACCCACCGCCGTCAATCTGCACTGGGCGCTCATGCGGATGCGTGGCGCCCTTGCACCGCTCTCGCCGGAGGCCCGCATTGAGGCTGCCTATGCGGAGGCTGCGGCGATCTGCGACGAGGATGTCGCCCTGTGTCGGTCGATCGGCGAGCATGGCCTGCCGCTGATCGCCGGGATCGCAGCGCGCAAGCCAGCCGGCGCGCTGGTCAACATCCTCACCCATTGCAATGCCGGCTGGCTCGCCACGGTCGACTGGGGCACGGCGCTGGCGCCGATCTACTTCGCACATGATGCCGGCATTCCCGTTCATGTCTGGGTCGACGAGACCCGGCCTCGCAACCAGGGCGCGGCGCTGACGGCCTATGAACTCGGCTCCCATGGCGTGCCGCATACGGTGATCGCGGACAATGCCGGCGGCCACCTGATGCAGCACGGGCAGGTCGACATGGCGATCGTCGGCACCGACCGGACGACGGCGAGCGGTGACGTCGCCAACAAGATCGGGACCTATCTCAAGGCGCTCGCAGCGCATGACAACGGGGTGCCGTTCTATGTGGCGCTGCCCTCGCCGACGATCGACTGGAGCATAAGCGACGGCCTCGCCGATATCCCGATCGAGGAGCGCGCGGCGCGAGAGGTGACGCATCTTTCGGGATTGGCCGAGGATGGCGAGGTGCGGTCGGTCCGCGTTGTCGCGCCGGGCAGTGGCGCGGCCAATCCGGCCTTCGACGTGACGCCGGCACGGCTCGTCACCGGGCTCATCACCGAGCGCGGCGTCTGCGCGGCCAGCGCCGAGGGGCTGGCACAACTCTTTCCCGATCTGGCGAACAGGGACAGGACATGA
- a CDS encoding adenine phosphoribosyltransferase encodes MNLADSIRAIPDYPRPGIVFRDITTLLGDARAFRRAVDELVQPFAGLKIAKIAGIEARGFILGGAVAHQLSAGFVPVRKRGKLPLETLRATYALEYGTDEIEIHRDAVQPGERVLLVDDLIATGGTAEAAVNLLAGLGAEVVAACFIVDLPELGGGDKIRRLGVPVRTLVSFGGH; translated from the coding sequence ATGAACCTCGCCGACAGCATCCGCGCGATTCCCGACTATCCCCGGCCCGGTATCGTCTTTCGCGACATCACCACGCTGCTCGGCGATGCACGGGCCTTCCGCCGGGCGGTCGACGAATTGGTTCAGCCCTTCGCAGGCTTGAAGATCGCCAAGATCGCGGGGATCGAGGCGCGCGGCTTCATCCTGGGCGGGGCGGTGGCGCATCAGCTCTCGGCCGGCTTCGTTCCCGTTCGCAAGAGGGGCAAGCTGCCGCTGGAGACGCTGCGTGCGACCTATGCGCTCGAATACGGCACGGACGAGATCGAGATCCATCGCGACGCGGTGCAGCCGGGCGAGCGCGTCCTGCTCGTCGACGACCTGATCGCTACCGGCGGCACGGCGGAGGCGGCGGTCAATCTGCTCGCAGGGTTGGGCGCCGAGGTCGTGGCGGCCTGCTTCATCGTCGACCTGCCGGAGCTCGGCGGCGGCGACAAGATCCGGCGGCTCGGCGTGCCGGTGCGCACGCTGGTCTCGTTCGGCGGGCATTGA
- a CDS encoding S-methyl-5'-thioadenosine phosphorylase: MSEAVLGIIGGSGIYDLPGLTDLREERIESPWGEPSDILRIGRMGQTKIVFLPRHGRGHSIPPSEINYRANIDVMKRAGVTDLVSLSACGSYKAEFYPGLFVLVDQFVDRTSRRENSFFGRGCVAHVSVAHPVGPALQARIAAAAQAEELPFVRGGTLVTMEGPQFSTYAESMTYRGLGYDLIGMTAMPEAKLAREAEITYATVAMVTDYDCWHELHGAVDVASVIAVLHDNAHKARQLVARLAADFPAEREPCPAGSHNALDNAIVTAPAFRDPALLAKLDAVAGRVLKAA; encoded by the coding sequence ATGAGCGAAGCCGTTCTCGGAATCATCGGCGGATCGGGCATCTACGATCTGCCGGGCCTGACCGACTTGCGCGAGGAGCGCATCGAAAGCCCTTGGGGCGAGCCCTCCGACATATTGCGGATCGGACGCATGGGCCAAACGAAGATCGTCTTCCTGCCGCGCCATGGCCGCGGTCATTCGATCCCGCCGTCGGAAATCAATTACCGCGCCAATATCGACGTGATGAAGCGGGCGGGGGTGACCGATCTCGTCTCGCTCTCGGCCTGCGGCTCCTACAAGGCCGAGTTCTATCCCGGCCTGTTCGTGCTGGTCGACCAGTTCGTCGACCGGACGAGCCGGCGCGAGAACTCCTTCTTCGGCCGCGGCTGCGTCGCTCATGTTTCCGTCGCTCATCCGGTCGGTCCCGCCCTGCAGGCGCGGATCGCGGCGGCGGCGCAGGCCGAGGAATTGCCCTTCGTGCGCGGCGGCACGCTGGTCACGATGGAAGGGCCGCAATTCTCGACCTATGCGGAATCCATGACCTATCGCGGGCTCGGCTACGACCTGATCGGCATGACCGCGATGCCGGAAGCCAAGCTCGCCCGCGAGGCCGAGATCACCTATGCGACCGTCGCGATGGTGACCGACTACGACTGCTGGCACGAATTGCACGGTGCGGTCGACGTCGCCTCGGTCATCGCCGTGCTGCATGACAACGCTCACAAGGCCCGTCAGCTCGTGGCGCGGCTCGCCGCCGATTTTCCGGCCGAGCGCGAGCCGTGCCCGGCCGGCTCCCACAACGCGCTCGACAACGCCATCGTGACCGCGCCGGCCTTCCGCGATCCGGCCCTGCTGGCGAAGCTCGATGCCGTCGCCGGGCGCGTGCTCAAGGCGGCGTGA
- a CDS encoding cytochrome c1 — MSRTSFRLALTGLAAGLSLAFVQPAAQAAEASPKPPALTWSFSGPFGKFDRAQLQRGFKVYKEVCASCHGASLVSFRNLSQPGGPEFTPGQVAALAATYQIKDGPNEQGEMFERPGRPADRFPSPFPNEQAARAAQGGAYPPDFSVLAKARTYTRGFPAFVFDIFTQYQEQGPDYIHALMVGYKEPPAGFPALLPGQNYNEYMPGNLIAMPKPISDGQVEYPKGADGKSPVPETVDQYSRDVAAFMVWMAEPHLEARKRMGMQVMAFLTIFAFLLYYTKKKVWSRMPDGSPAH, encoded by the coding sequence ATGAGCAGAACATCGTTTCGTCTCGCCCTGACCGGGCTCGCTGCCGGCCTCTCGCTGGCGTTCGTGCAGCCGGCGGCGCAGGCCGCCGAAGCCAGCCCGAAGCCGCCGGCTCTCACCTGGTCGTTCTCGGGACCATTCGGCAAGTTCGACCGGGCCCAGCTTCAGCGCGGCTTCAAGGTCTACAAGGAAGTCTGCGCGAGCTGCCATGGCGCGAGCTTGGTTTCCTTCCGCAACCTGTCGCAGCCCGGTGGCCCCGAGTTCACGCCGGGGCAGGTCGCAGCCCTCGCCGCGACCTATCAGATCAAGGACGGCCCGAACGAGCAGGGCGAGATGTTCGAGCGGCCCGGCCGCCCGGCCGATCGTTTCCCGTCGCCGTTTCCGAACGAGCAGGCGGCCCGTGCGGCCCAGGGCGGCGCCTACCCGCCGGACTTCTCGGTCCTGGCCAAGGCACGCACCTATACTCGCGGCTTCCCGGCCTTCGTCTTCGATATCTTCACGCAGTACCAGGAGCAGGGGCCGGACTACATCCACGCCCTGATGGTGGGCTACAAGGAGCCGCCGGCCGGCTTCCCCGCCTTGCTGCCCGGGCAGAACTACAACGAGTACATGCCCGGCAACCTGATCGCGATGCCGAAGCCGATTTCGGATGGACAGGTCGAGTACCCGAAGGGCGCTGACGGCAAGTCGCCGGTGCCGGAAACCGTCGACCAGTATTCTCGCGACGTGGCTGCCTTCATGGTCTGGATGGCCGAACCGCATCTCGAGGCGCGCAAGCGCATGGGCATGCAGGTGATGGCGTTCCTCACGATCTTCGCCTTCCTGCTCTACTACACCAAGAAGAAGGTGTGGTCGCGCATGCCGGACGGCTCGCCGGCTCACTGA